ATGAATGCTCTTTGCACCATTAATAGTGATGTTTCCGCTATTATCAAGAGTAATCATGGCCTTACCGTCATCGGCATTAATTATAATTCCTGATGGGGATAATATTATTTCTTTGTTATCCGCAGTTCTTAAATACTTCACACTGGGGTCTGACATTCTATCACTTGCATCACCTGCCTGCGGAGTGTAACTGCTGACAGAACTAATAGCATAGCACTCTTTCTCCTCTTCATTGGGAAAATAAACTCTGATTTCATCACCCTGTTCCGGCATACAATACCAGCCGCTGCCATCTGGGGATGCAGACATGGTGGAGTAGGGGAAATAATAACTTCCTCCTGCTTTACCGTCTATGGCAAGATTAATTTGTACCTTATCTCTCTGAATACTTGCAACGGAACCGTTTAAGGAGATACCTGCGATCTCCATGTTATGGTATTTCTTTTGCTTTAATCCGTTTTTCTTACACAGATGATAGGTACCAATCAACACACCTTTTATCATCTGGGCGCTGACTTCCTTAACGTAATATTCTGACTTCTGGAATTTTACTTTTGATCCCAGCTTTAATAAGGCATGGCTTTTTACGATATAGGTAATATAATCGGATTCATTGATACCACTAATGTAATTTTTCTGATTAATCTGATATTCCTTTATATTTTTCCAGGCAGTATACTCTAGAACCTCAATCTCCTTTGCAGAACCTCCCTCTCTGGGACCTATATAGAATCTGGGCGCAGTGCTGGTTATTTCCGGAATTAACCCCAGATAGGTTCTTGCTGACATTCGTTTTATAAACTCCCAGTCAGTTTCTTTATATTGAAGAATGAATTCCCCTGTAGAATTATTTAACTCCTCCGAAATAATAGCCTTTGCCTCCTGGGTATTCTTAAGAACACCTTGGATTAATGCTTTATAACTAAGGGAAGTATTTTGATAAGACTTAGATACCTTATAGATATCTAGAAGATATGTTTTACTTAAGACCGTAACAAAAAGCTCTTTGATACTGCCCTCATTGGCAACCCGTACATCCGTTACCGTACCGCAGAAAATTAGTTCCTTTTCTTCACCGTTTTTATTATATACATCTACCTGATATCCCACTGTGGTATAATAAACGACAATATCCTGGACATGCTCTGGCAGCCGTCCGGAAAAGGTCAAAACGGCATGTTGTCCTATTTTTTGTTCAATTTTAAATTGTTCCAGATGTAGTAGTTCAAAACTTGGGATGAGTAAGTTTTCATAGGTTATTGTTTCTGATTTGTCTTCCTTATTTTTCTCAGTCTTTTCTCTCACAGACAGTCTGTCAACAGAAGCTAGCCGGGACATAGTATGAGAGGCTCTGTTTACCGCTTCTACTTTTCCTGTCTTTTTAGTTTCTACAGCCTTTAACATTCCTTTACTTTCACTCTTAACCCCAACAGCTTTTAATGCATTTTTCTTTTCCATATGCAACCTCCCCTTATTTTATTTCAATCAGCTTCATAAGTGCCCGCATCATATGTTTCCAGTATTTATCATCTCCATGGTCATAATTTAGGGTACACTGCATCCTGCCATAAGGCGTCATAATAAACCAAATACTGTTATGAACGCTTCCTAAACCAGTAACATTAAGAAAATCAAGATAAAGCACCTGTCTGCCACCGCTTAATATACTCCCCTCTTCCAACCAGTTAAAATGAAAGCCGGAAGGCTTTAGATTTTTTTCCATGTTATCTTTATACACAGATAATGGTTCAAACGCCTCCATAATGTCTGACAACACAATGTTGCTGCTAAAACCCATTTCCATATTTAAGGATTGAAAGGCACTCTTTTCATTTATGCGTATTTCAAGCTCTTCACTTGGAAGATAGAGGGACACTCGATCCTCAAGAATCGTATACTTTTGAAATAAATAAGTTCTGTCAAATATAGTACAAGCACCGCTTTTTATTCCCTCTGCAATATCCTCCGTGTGTATAGACGCATCTTCCTCTAATCGCCTATCTTTTTCCTCCTTCTCTCGTTCTCTTTTTCGCTCCTTTTGAACCATCCTGGCTATTTCTTCATCAATAAATGGCATGGACATACTCCTTTCTTGTTGGTGCTTTCGTTCCGGTACAAAAACTCCATTAACTCTTACAATTTTTAACCTCTTATCATATATAGCAAGTCTCTGTCATAAAGCATATTTTAATTACGTATTATGTATATTTTTATCGAAAATTGGATTATAATTCTAATTATTTCATAATTTGTAAATTGTTACTATAGGACTTTAGTCAGATATGAAAAGTATCTTCACGTGTACAAAAGTAAAGAAATTAGAAAAATGAAATCGAACAAAAAAGCAATAATATATTCCATTGCATAAATACTGCATATCACTTATAAATAAGATAAATGAAATAGTACTTTACTCAATAGTAGTAACACCTCCGTAAACAGGTATTTTATTCAATATGTATTATGAATGAGAGTTGAAAGAAATAAAAAGGGAAGGAAGCCACCATACTCTTTTAACTCCTTCGGTGGCATATCACCTTATGTGATAGGCAGATAGCATGATAGATATACTAAATCAAAACTTTTTTAAATACAGCGGACGTATCTTAAAAAAAGATAATGCCGCTATTCTTGGGTATACCAATTCACAAGTGGAGTTTTATGTAAAAGCCACAAAAGAGACAGCGGTAATCACCGCCTGTATTGATACAAAGAACAATGGGGAGGAGAATGAGGCAAGACTCAAAATCTTTCTGGATAACAAAGAGCAGGAAGAAACTTTACTTGTACTCCATGAAGAAAGCAAAGAATACCGCCTTGCAGACCTTAATGATGAAGCAGTACACAAAATTACGCTAATTAAAATAACAGAAGCTGGTATGTCTTATGCAAAATTAATTTCTATTCATATAGAAGGAGGGGAGCTTATACCGCTGCCTGTTCAAACGGACAATCGGCTAAAGATTGAATTTATTGGTGATTCCATTACCTGTGGTTATGGTGTTTATGGAGATCCTGATTCGGAATATCATATACGTGATGAGGACGGTATGAAAACCTATGCCGCCTATGCCGCTAAGGAGTTGAACCTGAATGCCAGATACACCGCAGTATCCGGTTTTGGCATCTACACCAAGTATGATGGAGACAGGGAGGGCATTCTTCCAAAAGTATATCCTTATACCAACTATTTTGTAGATGAAGAAGCATTGTATGATTTCAAAGATTTTATACCTGATATCTTTGTTATTAATCTGGGTACGAACGATTCCGGTCATTTACTCAATAAAGAGGTACAAGAGGGCTTTCTTCATAACTATGTTACCTTCTTAAAATTCTTAAAATCATATGCACCGGATAGTACCATACTTTGTATTTGCGGTACTCTATGTACAAATGCTTTTTCTTTCATTGAGACGGCTGTTGCAGAGGCACGGGCGAATGGACTTGATAAATTATACACCTATGAGCTTCCTTTCCATAATGTAGAACTAGACGGAATGGCATCGGGTCATCCTTCTTTGTTGACACATCAAAAGGACGGGGAACGTCTGGTTGGTAAGCTGAGAGAAATTCTAAACTTGTCCTGACTTTCACACACTGTCTCCTATTTTTTAAAAACTGCCTTAAGCTGTACCTCTAATAGATATAGCTTAAGGCAGTTTTTATCAACACCAAACTAGCTCCCATTGCATGTTGGATTACCTTCAAGTTTTGTACTGCCTTAACATCAGGGTGTGAAATTAATTATTAGTTTCACACTATACATCATAGCTTGGTACCTGAATAGTTGTGCCAGGCATAAGCATAACCTCGTTTAGGCCGTTATATTCTAACAAATCATCCAGACCGATTCCAAATTTATCCAATATAGATTGTAAGCTATCCTGCTCTTCTACTGTATAAGAAATCACATTACCCACTTCTGCTGCCTGTTGCTGTACAGGAATACAAATCTCATCACCTACTTGTAAATTATATATGTCCATAAATGGATTCAGCCTTAAAATCAGGGGAAGCGGTACATTATAATCACGGCTGATGCCATATAAGGTATCCCCTTGTCTAATAGCATAATTCATACAAGTATATTCACCAAAATTCATTTGCCCCAACTTTCTAAAAGCCAATGATAGCAGCTACCACTTTGCTTTTTTTTCGCTCCTTATATTATATTCTGCTTCTATTACAGTTGTTCCAATAAATAATTTAGAAACTATATATAGTATATGCATAATACCCTGCGTACAACGACAAACCAAGTACAAAACACCAAAACTATTAGCAATTTAGCAACTTTTCGCGGTTTTATAACAAAATTCTTTTGTTGAACTTACTTGACAATTGTCGTATAATACTACATGATATTGATTTCATTCCTACACAAATTGCTCACAAAAGGTCATTTCATGAATATTTTAGCATATATATAATCAGTGTAACAATTTTTGACAATCATTAAGGGCATGTCTAAAGCACTTAGAATGAAACAATGCGTTTTCAGGCGCCCTCATCACTACAATTCGCTGACAAACCAAAACTGGATTTATATATATAGGAGAATTGACGTTTTACAAAGCAGGGAGGTAACAAATTGAATAATTTAACTATAAATAACAAACAAGGCACCTTAGGTATAGACATCGGATCTACCACTGTTAAAATAGCGGTCTTAAGCCAAGACAACGAACTACTATATTCCGAATATGAACGGCATTATGCCAACATTCAGGAGACACTGGCTAAGTTATTAGACAATGCCAGAAATGCTCTAGGAAATCTTTCAGTAGCACCTATGATAACAGGTTCAGGCGGCTTAACCATCTCTAAACACTTAGGCGTTCCTTTTGTACAGGAGGTAGTTGCTGTATCGACCTCTTTACAGGACTTTGCCCCTCACACAGATGTAGCCATAGAGCTTGGCGGTGAAGATGCCAAAATCATTTATTTTACCAATGGTATTGAACAGCGTATGAACGGCATCTGCGCCGGCGGTACAGGTTCTTTTATTGACCAGATGGCAACCCTGTTAAAAACAGATGCCTCCGGTTTAAATGAATACGCAAAGGAATACAAGGCTATCTATCCGATTGCAGCTCGTTGCGGGGTATTTGCCAAATCTGATATCCAGCCATTAATTAACGAAGGTGCTACAAAACCTGACCTTTCCGCATCCATCTTTCAGGCTGTAGTTAACCAGACCATCAGCGGTCTTGCCTGTGGAAAGCCTATTCGTGGAAATGTAGCCTTTTTAGGCGGTCCTCTCCACTTTTTAACAGAGCTTAAGGAAGCCTTTATTCGTACTCTCACTTTAACAGAGGGACAGATTATTGCACCTGCGCATTCCCATATCTTTGCAGCAACCGGTGCTGCCATGAACAGTAAAGGCGAGTCTCTAACCTCATTAGAGGAATTAAGTAAAAAACTTACGATCGGCATCACCATGGATTTTGAAGTCTCACGTATGACACCATTATTCTCAACGGATGACGACTACGCCCAGTTTAAAGAAAGACACTCCAGACATTCCGTTGTAAAAGGCGATTTAAGTACATATGAAGGTGATTGTTTCTTAGGTATAGATGCCGGTTCTACAACGACTAAAGTTGCATTAGTGGGAACAGACGGTTCCTTATTGTATTCCTTTTACAGCAGTAATAATGGAAGCCCCTTAAAAACGGCCTTAAAATCTATAAAGGAAATCTATTCCATCTTACCGGAAAAAGTAAGAATTGTACGCTCCTGCTCTACCGGTTATGGGGAAGCTTTAATAAAAGCTGCACTTATGCTTGATGAGGGCGAAGTAGAAACCGTTGCCCATTACTATGCTGCTGCCTTTTTTGATCCCAAGGTTGACTGTATCTTAGACATTGGCGGTCAGGATATGAAATGCATTAAAATAAAAAATAGTACTGTAGATAGTGTTATGCTAAATGAAGCTTGCTCTGCCGGCTGTGGTTCCTTTATTGAAACCTTTGCAAAATCCTTAAACTATGAGGTGGCTGATTTTGCTAATGTTGCACTTTTTGCTAAGAATCCGGTTGATTTAGGCTCCAGATGTACGGTATTTATGAATTCTAAGGTTAAGC
The nucleotide sequence above comes from Anaerocolumna cellulosilytica. Encoded proteins:
- a CDS encoding contractile injection system protein, VgrG/Pvc8 family, translating into MEKKNALKAVGVKSESKGMLKAVETKKTGKVEAVNRASHTMSRLASVDRLSVREKTEKNKEDKSETITYENLLIPSFELLHLEQFKIEQKIGQHAVLTFSGRLPEHVQDIVVYYTTVGYQVDVYNKNGEEKELIFCGTVTDVRVANEGSIKELFVTVLSKTYLLDIYKVSKSYQNTSLSYKALIQGVLKNTQEAKAIISEELNNSTGEFILQYKETDWEFIKRMSARTYLGLIPEITSTAPRFYIGPREGGSAKEIEVLEYTAWKNIKEYQINQKNYISGINESDYITYIVKSHALLKLGSKVKFQKSEYYVKEVSAQMIKGVLIGTYHLCKKNGLKQKKYHNMEIAGISLNGSVASIQRDKVQINLAIDGKAGGSYYFPYSTMSASPDGSGWYCMPEQGDEIRVYFPNEEEKECYAISSVSSYTPQAGDASDRMSDPSVKYLRTADNKEIILSPSGIIINADDGKAMITLDNSGNITINGAKSIHVTAEEDVTITATKNINLYATENISIGGQSGTIVMEKDGNTKMTGEYILEN
- a CDS encoding GDSL-type esterase/lipase family protein; protein product: MIDILNQNFFKYSGRILKKDNAAILGYTNSQVEFYVKATKETAVITACIDTKNNGEENEARLKIFLDNKEQEETLLVLHEESKEYRLADLNDEAVHKITLIKITEAGMSYAKLISIHIEGGELIPLPVQTDNRLKIEFIGDSITCGYGVYGDPDSEYHIRDEDGMKTYAAYAAKELNLNARYTAVSGFGIYTKYDGDREGILPKVYPYTNYFVDEEALYDFKDFIPDIFVINLGTNDSGHLLNKEVQEGFLHNYVTFLKFLKSYAPDSTILCICGTLCTNAFSFIETAVAEARANGLDKLYTYELPFHNVELDGMASGHPSLLTHQKDGERLVGKLREILNLS
- a CDS encoding LysM peptidoglycan-binding domain-containing protein, whose translation is MNYAIRQGDTLYGISRDYNVPLPLILRLNPFMDIYNLQVGDEICIPVQQQAAEVGNVISYTVEEQDSLQSILDKFGIGLDDLLEYNGLNEVMLMPGTTIQVPSYDV